Proteins encoded by one window of Engraulis encrasicolus isolate BLACKSEA-1 chromosome 23, IST_EnEncr_1.0, whole genome shotgun sequence:
- the shisa3 gene encoding protein shisa-3 homolog, producing MVRLLNCLFLGYLTWNLRISDAQGEYCHGWLDGHGNYHEGFQCPEDFDTMDATVCCGTCSLRYCCAAVDARLDQGSCTNDREVENTEFAAQPIYVPFLMVGSIFVAFVVVGSLVAVYCCTCLRPKQPTQQPIRFSLRSCQGETIPMILTTSAPPSLSLRTPSRQSSSATTSSSSAGGGSGGTASSSLRRFSLGRAEQQASMQVQMNVPMPQPALPPPPPPPYSSPAACLPSAHVHSHSHTHTSMQLHHPHPHPHPSAQASGFLLPQQYFFTPMQTEPFGAPKGFADFSQS from the exons ATGGTGCGCCTCCTGAACTGCCTCTTTCTGGGCTACCTGACATGGAACCTCCGGATATCGGATGCCCAGGGAGAGTATTGCCACGGATGGCTGGACGGACATGGAAATTACCACGAGGGCTTTCAGTGCCCCGAAGACTTTGACACGATGGACGCAACTGTGTGCTGCGGGACATGCTCGCTACGGTACTGCTGCGCTGCCGTGGACGCGCGCCTAGACCAGGGGAGCTGCACAAATGACAGAGAAGTGGAGAACACCGAATTCGCAGCCC AGCCCATCTACGTGCCCTTCCTGATGGTGGGCTCCATCTTCGTGGCCTTCGTGGTGGTGGGCAGCCTGGTGGCCGTGTACTGCTGCACCTGCCTGCGGCCCAAGCAGCCCACGCAGCAGCCCATCCGCTTCTCGCTGCGCAGCTGCCAGGGCGAGACCATCCCCATGATCCTCACCACCAGCGCGCCGCCCAGCCTCAGCCTCCGCACGCCCTCGCGCCAGTCCAGCTCGGCCACCACCAGCTCCAGCTCGGCGGGCGGGGGCAGCGGCGGCACGGCCAGCAGCTCCCTGCGGAGGTTCTCGCTGGGCCGCGCCGAGCAGCAGGCCTCCATGCAGGTGCAGATGAACGTGCCCATGCCC cagcctgcgCTGCCACCTCCGCCGCCACCTCCCTACAGCTCCCCGGCGGCGTGCCTAC cctctgcccacgtacactcgcactcgcacacacacacctccatgcagctccaccacccccacccccacccccacccctccgcgCAGGCCTCCGGGTTCCTGCTGCCCCAGCAGTACTTCTTCACCCCCATGCAGACTGAGCCCTTCGGGGCACCCAAGGGCTTTGCGGACTTCAGCCAAAGCTGA